A region of Elusimicrobiota bacterium DNA encodes the following proteins:
- a CDS encoding septation protein SpoVG family protein — protein sequence MEITEIRVTLRTEDKLKAFVTVTFDKCFAVRNMKVVEGEKGLMLCMPSRKLADGTFKDVAHPIHSEFRTYLEKRIFVAYEQEIKKVPPPSSPPPAFP from the coding sequence ATGGAAATCACCGAAATTCGCGTCACTCTCCGCACGGAGGACAAGCTCAAGGCCTTCGTCACGGTCACCTTTGATAAGTGTTTCGCCGTTCGCAACATGAAGGTCGTGGAGGGAGAGAAAGGCCTCATGCTCTGCATGCCTTCCCGAAAACTGGCGGACGGGACGTTTAAAGATGTGGCCCACCCCATTCACAGCGAATTTCGGACTTACCTTGAAAAAAGGATTTTCGTCGCCTACGAGCAGGAAATAAAAAAAGTTCCGCCGCCAAGCTCGCCCCCCCCGGCTTTTCCCTGA
- a CDS encoding 50S ribosomal protein L25 — protein sequence MKTIELGAEKRDLTSKGTLHKLRQDGNIPAVVYGGKNEPMNLVVNVKNLVQVLKGHGINVLMNLKVGSGAEVVLLKEVQRDILTHDIIHVDFQRISMTALLEVNIPLHVTGEAPGVKVGGGILEHILRNLRVRCLPTDIPDGLPVDVSQLQLNQGIKVKDLVLPKGVEILNDREGLVVNIVAPAAEEVAPTPVAAAAGTEPEVIAKGKKPEEGEEAAAGAKAPAGAKAPAAPAAKEKK from the coding sequence ATGAAGACCATTGAACTTGGCGCCGAAAAGCGCGATTTGACATCGAAAGGCACCCTGCACAAACTCCGTCAGGACGGGAACATCCCGGCCGTGGTCTACGGCGGAAAAAATGAGCCGATGAACCTGGTCGTTAACGTGAAAAATCTGGTTCAAGTCCTGAAGGGGCACGGGATCAACGTGCTCATGAACCTCAAGGTGGGCTCGGGCGCGGAGGTGGTGCTCCTGAAAGAAGTCCAGCGGGACATTCTGACCCACGACATCATCCATGTGGATTTCCAGCGGATTTCAATGACGGCCCTGCTCGAAGTCAATATCCCTCTCCACGTCACGGGGGAAGCCCCCGGCGTCAAAGTGGGCGGAGGCATTTTGGAGCACATCCTTCGGAACCTCCGGGTGCGCTGTCTTCCCACCGACATCCCCGACGGGCTTCCGGTGGACGTCTCCCAACTTCAACTGAACCAAGGCATCAAGGTGAAAGACCTGGTCCTGCCGAAAGGCGTCGAGATCTTGAACGATCGGGAAGGTCTGGTGGTCAATATCGTGGCGCCCGCCGCCGAAGAAGTGGCCCCCACGCCGGTGGCCGCCGCGGCTGGGACGGAACCCGAAGTGATCGCCAAAGGCAAGAAGCCCGAAGAAGGCGAGGAAGCCGCGGCCGGCGCCAAGGCGCCCGCCGGAGCCAAGGCTCCCGCCGCCCCCGCCGCCAAGGAGAAGAAGTAA
- the clpB gene encoding ATP-dependent chaperone ClpB, giving the protein MLKFTQKGQDALQEATSLAEKRHHARVEVAHLLSALLDVPENIVPSVLEKSGISLARLRPLLSAELDKIPEVTGNVQLSASAAFRAAAANAETEAKAFQDEFISTEHLLLAILNLPGDPTAALLRAQGLQRDRVLQTLTDLRGSHRVTDENPEAKYQALEKYGRDLTEAARAGKLDPVIGRDEEIRRVIQVLSRRTKNNPVLIGEPGVGKTAIVEGLAQRVVSGDVPEGLKSKRVLALDLGALIAGAKYRGEFEDRLKAVLKEIVDAQGKIILFIDELHTLVGAGAAEGAVDAANLLKPMLARGELRCVGATTLDEYRKHIEKDPALERRFQPIVVGAPTVEQSIAILRGLKERYELHHGVRITDGALVAAATLSDRYIADRFLPDKAIDLMDEASSRLRMEMDSMPVELDEVERRRRQLEIERRALQKEEDPASRERLAKLEKELGELAKKSDLMKKHWEAEKAGLSRIREAKEKLEDVRREEQKAERSGDLGKAAELRYGKMPALEKEMKAAQDRLAGIQKDTAMLKEAVDEEDIAQVVAKWTGIPVSRMLEGEVAKLLKMEDKLHDRVVGQDEAVRAVSDAIRRSRSGLADPHRPMGSFIFLGPTGVGKTELARALAEFLFDDERALVRLDMSEYMEKHAVARLIGAPPGYVGYEEGGQLTEAVRRRPYAVLLLDEIEKAHADVFNILLQILDDGRLTDGQGRTVDFKNTVVVMTSNIGSQWLTDATSDAEARVKVMDALRGHFRPEFLNRIDEVLIFSRLTEAQIAHIVDIQVAQLQKRMAERRMTIRLTPAAKAALAKDGFDPDYGARPLKRALQKEVIDPLARKILAGEFRDGETVEVDAAKDGSLHFRTAGKK; this is encoded by the coding sequence ATGTTGAAATTCACCCAGAAAGGCCAAGACGCCCTTCAAGAAGCCACTTCCTTGGCCGAGAAGCGCCACCACGCCCGGGTGGAGGTGGCGCATCTGCTCTCGGCATTGCTCGACGTTCCCGAGAACATCGTTCCCTCGGTGTTGGAGAAATCCGGGATCTCCCTGGCGAGGCTTCGGCCCCTGCTCTCAGCGGAATTGGACAAAATCCCCGAGGTGACCGGGAACGTCCAGCTTTCCGCCTCCGCGGCGTTCCGCGCGGCGGCCGCCAACGCCGAGACCGAGGCCAAGGCGTTTCAGGACGAATTCATTTCGACGGAACACCTCCTCCTGGCGATCCTGAACCTTCCTGGAGACCCGACGGCGGCCCTTCTCCGGGCCCAAGGGCTCCAGCGGGACCGGGTGCTCCAGACCCTGACCGACCTGCGAGGATCCCACCGCGTGACCGACGAAAACCCCGAAGCGAAATACCAAGCCCTGGAAAAATACGGCCGGGATTTGACCGAAGCCGCCCGGGCCGGAAAGCTCGATCCGGTGATCGGCCGCGACGAGGAAATCCGGCGGGTGATCCAGGTCCTTTCCCGCCGGACCAAGAACAATCCGGTTTTGATCGGAGAGCCCGGCGTGGGCAAGACCGCCATCGTCGAAGGGCTCGCCCAACGGGTGGTGTCCGGGGACGTGCCGGAGGGACTCAAGTCCAAACGCGTGTTGGCCCTGGACCTGGGCGCGCTCATCGCCGGGGCCAAATACCGGGGCGAATTTGAAGACCGGCTGAAGGCGGTGCTGAAAGAAATCGTCGACGCCCAGGGAAAGATCATCCTGTTCATCGACGAACTTCACACGCTGGTGGGAGCGGGGGCCGCCGAAGGGGCTGTGGACGCGGCCAACCTCCTGAAACCCATGCTCGCCCGGGGGGAACTCCGGTGCGTGGGCGCCACGACCCTGGACGAATACCGCAAACACATCGAAAAAGACCCGGCCCTGGAACGCCGCTTCCAGCCCATCGTGGTGGGGGCACCCACGGTGGAACAGTCCATCGCGATCCTCCGGGGCCTGAAGGAACGCTATGAACTGCACCACGGCGTCCGCATCACCGACGGCGCCCTGGTGGCGGCCGCCACCCTGTCCGACCGATATATCGCCGACCGATTCCTTCCCGACAAAGCCATCGACCTGATGGACGAAGCCTCCAGCCGTCTCCGCATGGAAATGGATTCCATGCCCGTGGAATTGGACGAGGTGGAACGGCGGCGCCGCCAGCTGGAGATTGAACGCCGGGCCCTGCAAAAGGAAGAGGACCCGGCTAGCCGGGAGCGTCTGGCGAAACTGGAAAAGGAACTGGGGGAACTGGCCAAGAAGTCCGACCTGATGAAGAAACATTGGGAAGCGGAGAAGGCCGGCCTTTCCCGCATCCGAGAAGCCAAGGAGAAGCTGGAAGACGTTCGCCGGGAAGAGCAAAAGGCGGAACGGTCCGGCGACCTGGGGAAAGCGGCGGAACTTCGATATGGGAAAATGCCGGCCCTGGAAAAAGAGATGAAGGCCGCCCAGGACCGCTTGGCGGGCATTCAAAAAGACACCGCCATGCTGAAGGAAGCGGTGGATGAAGAAGACATTGCCCAAGTGGTGGCCAAATGGACCGGCATTCCGGTCTCCCGCATGCTGGAAGGCGAAGTGGCCAAACTCCTCAAAATGGAGGACAAACTTCACGACCGGGTGGTGGGCCAAGACGAGGCCGTGCGCGCCGTGTCCGACGCCATTCGGCGGAGCCGTTCAGGTCTCGCGGATCCGCACCGGCCCATGGGCTCTTTCATTTTCCTCGGACCCACGGGCGTGGGCAAGACGGAATTGGCCCGGGCTCTGGCGGAATTCCTTTTCGACGACGAGCGCGCCCTGGTGCGGCTGGATATGTCGGAATACATGGAGAAGCACGCGGTGGCCCGGCTGATCGGCGCCCCTCCCGGCTACGTGGGGTATGAGGAGGGGGGCCAGCTGACGGAAGCCGTGCGGCGGCGCCCCTACGCCGTGCTCCTTTTGGACGAAATCGAAAAGGCGCACGCGGACGTTTTCAACATCCTTCTCCAGATCTTGGACGACGGCCGCCTGACGGACGGACAGGGGCGAACGGTGGATTTTAAAAACACGGTGGTCGTTATGACCTCCAATATCGGAAGCCAGTGGCTGACCGACGCCACCTCCGACGCCGAGGCCCGGGTGAAGGTGATGGACGCCTTGCGGGGCCACTTCCGCCCGGAATTCTTGAACCGCATCGACGAGGTGTTGATTTTCTCCCGCCTGACCGAGGCCCAGATCGCCCACATCGTGGACATTCAGGTGGCCCAACTGCAGAAACGGATGGCGGAGCGCCGGATGACGATCCGCCTCACGCCCGCCGCCAAAGCCGCCCTGGCCAAAGACGGGTTCGACCCGGACTATGGCGCGCGCCCCCTCAAACGCGCCCTGCAAAAAGAGGTGATCGACCCGCTCGCCCGAAAAATATTGGCCGGCGAGTTCCGCGACGGCGAAACCGTCGAGGTGGACGCGGCCAAGGACGGTTCCCTCCATTTCCGAACGGCCGGAAAGAAGTAA
- a CDS encoding tetratricopeptide repeat protein — protein MNLVRETETGAGGAVLRRGPCRWGVFGGLVLLFLPGALRADECWDCYRLFLKGLLAENAGRTASALEAYQQVLQRDPGAGFLHFSVAEAALRSGQSEVALGAARQAVALSTGNAEGYLLLGRVHLARGENGEAQAAFDQAFRLDPSNIEALGWAASRRQISDPQGARGLYEKFLTSNPEADEVRARLAEIQQQQGDVPGAEASWKKVLELDPSNPDAPLALAGLYDVRGDTAAAIAAYETVLEKTPDNPEVLTRLGQLYYSQGRLEDSRDRFDRALRLSPEDESLHFWRALVAQEGEHWQEAALHMERVAKTSREPGVLLRLASYYSHQDKPQEALQVLKRLQKTQPNNPDFMFYLALSYEDMEKPRSAIRWLDRALAKDPNRADLHFHAAINWDKRKRFDRATSHLLRTIQLDPRHGVALNYLGYSWVDRNERLSEGLELIQRAVALEPDNLAFRDSLGWAYFRLGRLTEAEAALGPVARAANDPVVWSHYGDVLESLGRHPEAVRAWQEGLLLDPRQPDLLKRLGEEGGPTRVVPLSAPRTLLKRVEGNFRQLASLSGVAAVSVRVDGRALAGHGLFYYSRPGLFRLEVLGPFFAPQAVLVYDGKATHWVPSGLGSGQEGPWLALWAEVLSGEFFKKFDDPAVSVRQEGTTVVYNGPAGELRLDAREKSMVQARISPPGSAPLLLKFRGPREEEGLILPGVVEGESEADGFGFTLRFSRLAVNPALAATLFIPAP, from the coding sequence TTGAACCTGGTTCGAGAAACTGAAACCGGGGCGGGGGGCGCCGTTCTTCGGCGCGGTCCCTGTCGGTGGGGAGTCTTCGGCGGTTTGGTTCTTCTCTTTCTCCCCGGAGCCCTTCGGGCCGACGAGTGTTGGGATTGTTACCGGCTCTTCTTAAAGGGCCTTTTGGCCGAGAACGCGGGCCGGACCGCTTCGGCGTTGGAGGCCTACCAGCAGGTTCTCCAGCGGGATCCAGGGGCCGGTTTTCTTCATTTTTCTGTGGCCGAAGCGGCCCTACGGTCCGGTCAGTCGGAGGTGGCTCTTGGGGCTGCCCGACAAGCCGTGGCTCTTTCCACGGGGAACGCGGAGGGCTATCTTTTGCTTGGGCGAGTGCACCTGGCCCGGGGAGAGAATGGGGAGGCCCAGGCCGCTTTTGACCAGGCCTTTCGCCTCGATCCTTCCAACATTGAAGCCCTGGGGTGGGCGGCCAGCCGCCGACAGATTTCCGATCCTCAAGGGGCCCGCGGCCTTTACGAAAAGTTTCTCACGTCCAACCCCGAAGCCGATGAGGTGCGCGCTCGCCTGGCGGAAATTCAACAACAACAGGGGGACGTTCCCGGCGCGGAAGCGTCCTGGAAGAAGGTCCTGGAGCTGGACCCGTCCAACCCAGACGCCCCCTTGGCCCTGGCCGGTCTCTACGACGTGCGGGGAGACACCGCCGCGGCCATCGCGGCGTACGAAACCGTCCTGGAAAAAACCCCCGACAATCCCGAAGTGTTGACGCGGCTCGGTCAACTCTATTACTCCCAGGGCCGCCTGGAGGATTCGCGGGATCGGTTTGATCGCGCCTTGCGTTTGTCGCCCGAGGACGAAAGTTTGCATTTCTGGCGCGCGCTGGTGGCTCAGGAAGGAGAGCATTGGCAGGAGGCCGCGCTCCATATGGAGCGGGTGGCCAAAACCAGCCGGGAACCGGGGGTTCTGCTTCGGTTGGCCTCCTATTACAGCCACCAAGACAAACCCCAGGAAGCCCTTCAGGTTCTGAAACGTCTGCAAAAAACCCAGCCCAACAACCCCGATTTTATGTTCTATCTCGCCTTGTCTTATGAGGACATGGAAAAGCCCCGGTCGGCGATCCGCTGGCTGGACCGCGCACTCGCCAAGGATCCCAACCGAGCGGACCTGCATTTCCATGCGGCGATCAACTGGGACAAGAGGAAGCGTTTCGATCGGGCGACGTCTCACCTTCTGAGGACCATTCAACTGGACCCTCGCCACGGGGTGGCGCTGAACTATCTGGGTTACAGCTGGGTGGACCGCAACGAGCGGTTGAGCGAGGGGCTGGAATTGATCCAGCGAGCCGTGGCCCTGGAGCCGGATAATCTCGCCTTTCGGGATTCCCTGGGATGGGCCTATTTCCGGCTCGGACGTTTGACCGAGGCGGAAGCGGCCCTGGGCCCCGTCGCCCGGGCCGCCAACGATCCCGTGGTCTGGTCCCATTACGGGGATGTGCTCGAATCGCTGGGACGCCACCCCGAGGCCGTGCGGGCGTGGCAGGAGGGATTGCTGTTGGACCCCCGTCAACCCGATCTCTTGAAACGTTTGGGAGAGGAAGGCGGGCCGACCCGGGTCGTACCGCTCTCCGCTCCGCGGACGCTTTTGAAGCGGGTGGAAGGAAATTTTCGGCAATTGGCTTCCCTCTCCGGCGTGGCGGCCGTCAGCGTGCGCGTAGACGGTCGCGCCTTGGCCGGGCATGGGCTTTTTTATTATTCTCGGCCGGGCCTCTTTCGCCTGGAAGTGTTGGGGCCTTTTTTCGCTCCCCAAGCCGTTCTGGTCTATGACGGGAAGGCGACTCATTGGGTCCCGTCCGGCCTGGGGTCGGGGCAGGAGGGGCCCTGGCTGGCCCTTTGGGCGGAAGTTCTGTCCGGGGAGTTTTTTAAAAAGTTCGATGACCCAGCCGTCTCGGTTCGCCAAGAGGGAACGACCGTGGTTTACAACGGTCCGGCGGGGGAGCTCCGGCTGGACGCTCGGGAGAAGTCCATGGTCCAAGCGCGGATCTCTCCTCCCGGGTCGGCCCCGCTCCTTCTTAAGTTCCGGGGACCCCGGGAGGAAGAGGGGCTGATTCTCCCCGGGGTGGTGGAAGGAGAATCGGAGGCCGATGGGTTTGGGTTTACCCTGCGTTTCTCCCGCCTGGCGGTGAATCCCGCCTTGGCGGCCACGCTTTTCATCCCGGCGCCGTGA
- a CDS encoding aminoacyl-tRNA hydrolase: MIPRLVVGLGNDEKKYDHTPHNIGFHALDVLARRLKLTWKDEKDKLHAALKGDVRFAKPKTLMNLSGNNVLWATAWWHIPAAELLVVCDDFALPWGRIRIRRKGSSGGHNGLDSVLQAFNIEDIARLRIGVGPVPPGMDPKDFVLKKVDAERLAELGELGADALNAVLVEGLETAMNHFNGLPG, translated from the coding sequence ATGATTCCACGCTTGGTGGTGGGGCTCGGGAACGACGAGAAAAAGTACGACCACACGCCTCACAACATCGGGTTCCATGCGCTCGACGTTTTGGCTCGTCGGCTCAAGCTGACCTGGAAAGACGAAAAAGACAAGCTTCACGCCGCCCTGAAGGGCGACGTGCGTTTCGCCAAGCCGAAAACGCTGATGAACCTCTCCGGAAACAACGTGCTGTGGGCCACCGCCTGGTGGCATATTCCGGCCGCGGAACTCCTGGTGGTATGCGACGACTTCGCCCTTCCCTGGGGGCGGATCCGCATTCGGCGGAAGGGCAGTTCCGGCGGGCACAACGGACTGGATTCCGTTCTCCAGGCTTTCAACATCGAGGACATCGCCCGCCTTCGGATCGGGGTGGGCCCCGTCCCTCCGGGGATGGACCCCAAAGATTTCGTTCTCAAGAAGGTGGACGCGGAGCGTTTGGCGGAGTTGGGGGAACTCGGCGCCGACGCCCTGAACGCGGTCTTGGTCGAGGGGTTGGAAACGGCCATGAACCATTTCAACGGCCTCCCCGGTTGA
- the ispE gene encoding 4-(cytidine 5'-diphospho)-2-C-methyl-D-erythritol kinase, translating into MSPAHRALTLASPSKINLFLEVLRRRPDGYHTLSTLFQEISLSDTLRVRARATSATTLVTNEGSLPTDETNLVLRAARVFQDAFPTTPGFSFSLTKRIPIGAGLGGGSGNAAAALKACWSLATGRSPVRAPWEALLPLARRLGADVPFFLRGGLASAGGVGDRLTFLSPRRGRTFHFVLVFPRIFSSTPEAYRALRFPLTKRRSGLKLTRAIQDGASPRLWAPWLFNRLEEAVLPRLVPVAQVKEALLRAGCLNALMTGSGSSVFGVVENSRHGRQVAARLRGEPWDVRLVSSVLRRLSSTTMVDEVGSHGNHRNSRHSPHGGQAQGLRHGHL; encoded by the coding sequence GTGAGCCCCGCGCACCGGGCGCTGACGCTGGCGTCGCCTTCCAAAATCAACCTGTTCCTGGAGGTCCTGCGGCGCCGGCCCGACGGTTACCACACCCTCTCCACCCTTTTCCAGGAAATCTCCCTCTCCGACACCCTGCGGGTCCGCGCCCGGGCGACGTCGGCGACGACTCTGGTCACGAACGAGGGGTCCCTGCCGACGGACGAAACCAATCTCGTTCTCCGGGCGGCCCGGGTCTTCCAAGACGCCTTCCCCACAACCCCGGGTTTCTCTTTTTCGCTCACCAAACGGATTCCCATCGGGGCGGGTTTGGGCGGGGGGTCGGGGAACGCGGCCGCGGCGCTCAAGGCCTGCTGGTCTCTGGCGACCGGCCGCTCCCCCGTCCGGGCCCCCTGGGAGGCGCTTCTCCCGCTGGCGCGCCGGCTCGGAGCGGATGTGCCCTTCTTCCTGCGCGGGGGCTTGGCCTCGGCCGGGGGCGTGGGGGACCGTTTGACCTTTCTTTCACCGCGCCGGGGTCGAACCTTCCATTTTGTTTTAGTTTTTCCCAGAATTTTCTCCTCCACTCCAGAAGCCTACCGGGCCCTCCGATTCCCCTTGACGAAGCGCCGTTCCGGCCTTAAACTAACGCGGGCGATTCAGGACGGCGCGTCTCCGCGTCTTTGGGCGCCCTGGTTGTTCAATCGGCTGGAAGAGGCGGTTCTCCCTCGGTTGGTGCCCGTGGCCCAAGTGAAAGAGGCTCTTTTACGCGCCGGGTGTCTGAACGCGTTGATGACGGGCTCCGGATCGTCCGTTTTCGGGGTGGTCGAGAACTCCAGACACGGTCGGCAGGTGGCGGCGCGGCTACGCGGGGAGCCCTGGGATGTCCGGCTGGTGTCGTCCGTGCTACGCCGCCTTTCAAGCACGACGATGGTCGACGAGGTGGGTTCTCATGGAAATCACCGAAATTCGCGTCACTCTCCGCACGGAGGACAAGCTCAAGGCCTTCGTCACGGTCACCTTTGA
- the glmU gene encoding bifunctional UDP-N-acetylglucosamine diphosphorylase/glucosamine-1-phosphate N-acetyltransferase GlmU, producing the protein MWSGFGPWGKRGLPRHRRCPLRPRVPPSSHPAGKCAKIALFEPCGSWTSLTSNSILILAAGEGTRMKSDLPKVLHSLAGKALVEHVLDAVAPLGGAVGIVLGRGAERVKERLSGRKGLAFFIQKERRGSGDAVRPAARWLASRGGSVLVLCGDAPLVRTESLRALTRVHRREKNAATLLTAEVPDPAGYGRIRRGPDGRPAAIVEQRDASVEEQSIREINSGTYCFRIRDLLEGLRRLRPNNAKGEYYLTDVIGFLVGRSRSVGALRLSDGDEILGVNNRRELAEAGRRINGRLLDRLMDAGVTVVDPATTFVEESVRVGRDTVIEPQTFLAGATRIGRNCRIGPMTRLQDCVVADGVRLEASFGEGARVESGARVGPFSRLRPGAVIGRDAHVGNFVEIKKTRLGAGAKVNHLSYLGDATVGPQVNVGAGVITCNYDGVQKHRTVIGRGAFIGSNVNLVAPLRVGAGAVVGAGSTLTRDVPAQALALERAPAVVKRGWAKSKRTRKSSPSHG; encoded by the coding sequence ATGTGGTCCGGGTTCGGGCCGTGGGGGAAGAGGGGGCTTCCCCGGCACCGCCGGTGCCCGCTCCGCCCGCGGGTCCCACCCTCTAGTCATCCGGCGGGAAAGTGTGCTAAAATCGCTCTGTTTGAACCTTGTGGTTCGTGGACCTCGTTGACATCCAATAGTATTCTCATCCTCGCCGCCGGGGAAGGCACCCGGATGAAGTCCGATTTGCCAAAGGTTCTTCACTCGCTGGCCGGAAAAGCCTTGGTGGAGCATGTGTTGGACGCCGTCGCGCCCCTGGGGGGCGCCGTCGGGATCGTCCTGGGACGCGGCGCCGAGAGAGTGAAAGAGCGGTTGTCCGGCCGAAAAGGTCTGGCTTTTTTTATTCAGAAAGAAAGGCGCGGGTCCGGCGATGCGGTGCGGCCGGCCGCGCGATGGCTGGCGAGTCGAGGCGGGAGCGTCTTGGTTCTCTGCGGGGACGCGCCTCTGGTCCGCACCGAGTCTTTGCGGGCCCTGACCCGGGTTCATCGTCGAGAGAAAAACGCGGCGACGCTCTTGACCGCTGAGGTTCCGGACCCAGCGGGCTACGGGCGGATTCGCCGCGGGCCGGACGGCCGACCGGCCGCCATCGTGGAACAACGCGACGCTTCGGTGGAAGAGCAGTCCATCCGAGAGATCAACTCCGGGACCTACTGTTTTCGAATTCGAGACCTGTTGGAGGGACTGCGGCGCCTTCGCCCCAACAACGCCAAGGGCGAATATTACCTGACGGATGTGATTGGATTTTTGGTGGGACGGAGTCGCTCCGTGGGGGCCCTGCGTTTGTCGGACGGGGACGAAATTTTGGGCGTGAACAACCGCCGGGAACTGGCCGAGGCCGGGCGGCGGATCAACGGGCGCCTGTTGGACCGTTTGATGGACGCGGGCGTGACCGTGGTGGATCCGGCGACGACCTTCGTGGAAGAGTCGGTGCGGGTCGGGCGAGACACGGTGATTGAACCCCAGACGTTTTTAGCGGGGGCCACCCGGATCGGCCGGAATTGCCGCATCGGTCCCATGACCCGCCTTCAGGATTGCGTGGTGGCCGACGGCGTTCGTCTGGAAGCCAGTTTTGGCGAGGGAGCTCGGGTGGAAAGCGGGGCTCGGGTGGGACCCTTTTCCCGACTGCGGCCGGGGGCGGTGATCGGGCGGGACGCCCATGTGGGAAATTTTGTGGAAATCAAGAAGACCCGGCTGGGCGCCGGCGCCAAGGTCAACCATTTAAGTTATCTGGGGGACGCGACGGTGGGGCCCCAAGTCAACGTGGGGGCGGGCGTGATCACCTGCAACTACGACGGCGTTCAGAAGCACCGGACGGTGATCGGTCGAGGGGCCTTCATCGGCTCCAACGTGAATTTAGTCGCTCCCTTGCGGGTGGGGGCGGGCGCCGTGGTCGGCGCGGGGTCCACTCTCACGCGGGACGTTCCGGCCCAGGCGCTCGCTCTCGAGCGCGCTCCGGCGGTCGTCAAGCGGGGATGGGCCAAATCAAAGCGGACGAGGAAATCGAGTCCATCACATGGTTAA
- a CDS encoding ribose-phosphate pyrophosphokinase: protein MVAPLKLFTGNAHPALAKEIAGVLKTKLGQASVGRFPDGEVEVKITENVRGADCFIIQPTSYPANDNLMELLLMVDALRRASAWRITAVMPYFGYGRQDRKAEPRVPISAKLVSNIIRAAGIDRVLTMDLHAGQIQGFFDIPVDHLYANPVLVGHFQKKKIPPETLVVVSPDAGGVERARAFAKRLESGLAIIDKRRISPREANVMHVVGDVKGKVALIIDDLVDTGGTLVKAAQALKDSGATRVLAAAAHGVLAGPAIDRLNASPVEELVITNSIPLNQKDSRKIRVLSVAPLLAEAIQRIHFERSISELFV from the coding sequence ATGGTCGCACCACTCAAACTTTTCACGGGCAACGCCCATCCGGCGTTGGCGAAAGAAATTGCGGGCGTGTTAAAGACCAAACTCGGTCAGGCCAGCGTCGGGCGTTTTCCGGACGGGGAAGTCGAGGTCAAGATCACGGAGAACGTGCGCGGGGCCGATTGTTTCATCATCCAGCCCACGAGCTATCCGGCCAACGACAATTTGATGGAGCTTTTGTTGATGGTGGACGCCCTGCGCCGCGCTTCGGCGTGGCGGATCACGGCCGTCATGCCGTATTTTGGTTACGGCCGGCAGGACCGGAAGGCCGAACCCCGGGTTCCGATTTCGGCGAAACTGGTTTCCAACATCATCCGCGCCGCGGGAATCGACCGCGTCCTCACCATGGACCTTCACGCGGGCCAGATCCAGGGTTTCTTTGATATCCCCGTGGACCATCTCTACGCGAACCCGGTGCTCGTGGGCCACTTCCAAAAAAAGAAAATTCCTCCGGAGACGCTGGTGGTGGTCTCGCCGGACGCCGGGGGCGTCGAGCGCGCGCGGGCGTTTGCCAAACGGTTGGAGTCCGGCCTCGCCATCATCGACAAGCGGCGGATTTCCCCGCGGGAAGCCAACGTCATGCACGTGGTGGGAGACGTGAAGGGAAAGGTCGCGCTCATCATCGACGATTTGGTGGACACGGGCGGGACCCTGGTGAAGGCGGCCCAAGCGTTGAAAGATTCCGGCGCGACCCGCGTTCTGGCCGCGGCCGCCCACGGCGTTTTGGCGGGCCCGGCCATCGATCGGCTGAACGCTTCGCCCGTGGAGGAATTGGTGATCACCAACAGCATTCCCCTGAACCAGAAAGATTCCCGAAAAATCCGGGTCCTTTCGGTGGCGCCGCTCCTGGCCGAAGCCATCCAACGGATCCATTTCGAGCGGTCCATCAGCGAGTTGTTCGTTTAA
- the rimI gene encoding ribosomal protein S18-alanine N-acetyltransferase, with the protein MSLTTESQVTWRLAERRDVPSLLEIERSSFSTPWTWGELEEELDKPSARVWVAAEEDQVVGFGIQWFIAGESQLANIAFRSDRRGQGLGRKMMERLLEEAQREGMEKMTLEVRVDNRPALELYQRLGFIETSRRARFYEDQADAVLMEKKLEPGSRN; encoded by the coding sequence ATGTCCCTGACCACCGAAAGCCAGGTCACCTGGCGGTTGGCCGAGCGGCGCGATGTCCCCTCTCTCTTGGAAATCGAGCGGTCCTCCTTCTCCACTCCTTGGACCTGGGGGGAGCTGGAGGAAGAGTTGGACAAGCCTTCGGCTCGGGTTTGGGTGGCGGCGGAAGAGGACCAGGTGGTGGGTTTTGGCATTCAATGGTTCATCGCCGGGGAATCGCAGTTGGCCAACATCGCCTTTCGCTCGGACCGCCGGGGCCAGGGGCTCGGACGGAAAATGATGGAGCGTCTTCTGGAGGAAGCCCAGAGGGAAGGAATGGAGAAGATGACCCTGGAAGTTCGCGTGGACAACCGGCCCGCCCTGGAGCTCTACCAACGGCTGGGCTTTATTGAAACCAGCCGCCGCGCTCGGTTCTACGAGGATCAGGCCGATGCGGTTCTGATGGAGAAAAAACTTGAACCTGGTTCGAGAAACTGA